One genomic segment of Aquipluma nitroreducens includes these proteins:
- a CDS encoding glycoside hydrolase family 125 protein — MSDRRMFIKTSALAGIGVLAASKTKIIAGNLLPVFESKRPPLAKRNFVSESVEKTIAKVKSSISNPELGWLFENCFPNTLDTTVDFEVIDGKPDTYVITGDIDAMWLRDSTAQIWPYLPFVKEDAKLRELVKGVINRQAKCILLDPYANAFYKDPTQISEWKNDLTDMKPGIHERKWEIDSLCYPIRLAHGYWKLTGDVSLFDSKWKEAMKLVLQTFREQQRFHDKGPYTFQRTTAWATDGVPLSGYGYPVKPCGLIVSTFRPSDDCTLFPYLIPSNMFAIEVLGYLQEMFSTTELKDDALVAKAKEIQNQVKQGLKENGIFVHPKFGEIIAFEVNGFGSFHLMDDANVPSLLSLPYLGAIAPDSKLYLNTRKVVLSENNPFFYKGTAGEGIGGPHTGVDTIWPMSIILRAITSIDDAEIKHCIDMLVKTHADTGFMHESFHKDDAKKFSRKWFAWANTLFGELILKIYHERPHLLKA; from the coding sequence ATGTCAGACAGACGAATGTTTATTAAAACCAGTGCGTTAGCCGGAATTGGGGTTCTGGCCGCCAGTAAAACAAAAATTATTGCCGGTAATTTACTTCCGGTGTTCGAGAGCAAACGCCCGCCACTTGCCAAACGCAACTTTGTGAGCGAATCGGTTGAAAAAACCATTGCCAAAGTAAAATCGTCAATTTCTAATCCGGAGTTGGGATGGTTGTTCGAAAACTGTTTCCCAAATACACTGGATACAACGGTGGATTTTGAAGTGATTGACGGGAAACCCGATACCTATGTGATTACCGGAGATATTGATGCCATGTGGTTGCGTGATAGCACCGCCCAGATTTGGCCATATTTGCCATTTGTGAAAGAAGATGCCAAATTGCGGGAACTGGTGAAAGGCGTGATTAATCGTCAGGCCAAATGCATTTTGCTCGATCCGTATGCCAATGCTTTTTATAAAGATCCGACCCAGATAAGTGAGTGGAAGAATGACCTGACTGACATGAAACCAGGAATCCACGAACGTAAATGGGAAATCGATAGTTTGTGTTACCCCATCCGGTTGGCACATGGCTATTGGAAACTAACTGGCGATGTAAGCTTGTTCGACAGCAAATGGAAAGAAGCCATGAAGCTGGTTCTGCAAACATTCCGCGAGCAGCAGCGTTTTCACGATAAAGGCCCGTATACATTTCAACGCACAACTGCCTGGGCAACCGACGGCGTTCCATTGAGCGGTTACGGCTATCCGGTTAAACCTTGTGGATTGATTGTTTCCACTTTTCGCCCAAGCGACGACTGTACCTTGTTTCCCTATTTGATTCCGAGCAACATGTTTGCTATCGAAGTGCTGGGTTATCTTCAGGAAATGTTTTCTACTACTGAATTAAAAGACGATGCACTTGTTGCCAAAGCGAAAGAAATTCAAAATCAGGTAAAACAAGGACTAAAGGAAAATGGAATCTTTGTTCATCCGAAATTTGGCGAAATTATCGCTTTTGAGGTGAATGGTTTTGGAAGTTTCCACCTGATGGACGATGCCAATGTGCCATCGCTTTTGTCGCTGCCATATTTGGGAGCCATTGCGCCGGATAGTAAGCTGTACCTGAATACCCGGAAAGTGGTTCTTTCGGAAAACAATCCGTTCTTCTACAAAGGAACAGCAGGCGAGGGGATTGGCGGGCCGCATACCGGAGTGGATACCATTTGGCCGATGAGCATTATTTTGCGGGCCATCACCAGCATTGACGACGCAGAAATTAAACATTGTATCGATATGCTTGTAAAGACACACGCCGATACTGGTTTTATGCACGAGTCGTTCCATAAGGATGATGCAAAAAAATTCTCGCGTAAATGGTTTGCCTGGGCCAATACGCTGTTTGGCGAGTTAATCCTGAAAATTTACCACGAAAGGCCGCATTTGCTGAAAGCATAG